The nucleotide sequence tacatatatgtatgtacatatatgtatatatatacatatatatatatatatgtatatatatatacatgtatatatatatatatgtatatatatatacatgtatatatatatatacatatatatatatacatatatatatatatacatatatatatatatacatatatatatatatatgaatatatatatatatatacatatatatatatatatgtatatatatacatatatgtatatatatgtatatatacatatacgtatatatatgtatatatacatatacgtatatatatgtatatatatacatatatacatatatatatgtacatatatatatatatacatacatatatgtatatatatacatatatatatatatatatatatatatatatatatatacacatatacacatatatacatatatacatatatatatatatatatatatatatatatatatatatattatatatattgtatacatatatatatatatatttgtatacatatatatatatatatttgtatatatatatatatatatatatatatatatatatatatatatatatatatatatttgtatacttatatatatatgtatatatatatatatttatatataaatatatatatatatatacataaatacatatatacatatatatgtatatatatatatatatatatatatatatatatatatatatatacacacatatatatatatatatacttacatatatatacatatatacctaaatatatatatatatacatatataaatatatacatatatatatatgtatatatataaatatatgaatatatatatgtatgtatatatatacatatatatacatacacagatatacatatacatataaatatatatatacatatacatatacataaacatatacatatatatatacatatatatatacatatatacatatatatatacatatatgtatatttatatatatacatatatgtatatatatatgtatatatatgtatgtatatatatacatatacatatacatatatatatatatatatacatatatatatatatatatatatacatatatatatatgtatatatatatatatatatgtatatatatatatatatatatatgtatatatatatatatatatgtatatatatatatatatgtatatatatatatatatttatgtatatatatatatatatatatgtatatatatatatatatttatgtatatatatatatatatatatatatgtatatatatatatatatgtatatatatgtatatgtatatgtatatatatacatatatacatatatatatatgtatatatatatatatttatatatatatatatatatatgtatatatatacatacatatatatatacatatatacatatatatatatatatatatatatatatatatacatatatatatatatatatatacatatatatatatatatatatatgtatatatatatatatacatatatatatatatatatgtatatatatatatatacatatatataaatatacatatatatatatatatgtatatatatatatatatatgtatatgtatatatatacatacatattcaaatatatacatatatatgtatgtatatatatacatacatatatatatatatatgtatatatatatttatatacatatatatatatatatgtatgtatatatatatatatgtatatatatatatacatatatatatatatacatatatatatatatacatatatatatatatacatatatatatatatacatatatatatatatacatatatatatatatacatatatacatatatatatatatacatatatatatgtatatatatatatacatatatatatatatatacatatatatatatatgtacatatatatatatatatacatatatatatatacatatatatatatatatatatatatatatatatatatatatatgtatgtatgtatgtatatacatacatatatatatatatatgtatatatatacatatatatatatatatatatatatatatatatatatatgtatatatttatttatgtatatatatatatatatatatatatgtatatatatgttatatatgtatatatatacacatatatatacatatatatacatatatatatatgtatatatatgtgtatatgtatatgtatatgtatgtgtatatatatatatatatatatatatatatatatatatatatctgtgtgtgtgtgtgtgtctgtgtttgtgtatatatataagtatacatatatatatacatatatatatatacatacatatatatatatacatacatatatatatatacatacatatatatacatgtatatatatttatatatacatatatatacatatacatgtatatatatgtatatataaatatatatacatgtatatatatgtatgtatatatatatatgtatatatatatatacatatatatatatatagatatacatatatatatacatgtatatacatgtatatatatatatatatgtatatatatatatatatatatgtatatatatatagatatacatatatatatatatatacatatatatatatatacatatatatatatatatacatatatatacatgtatatatatttatatatacatatatatacatatacatgtatatatatgtatatatatgtatatatacatatatatacatgtatttgtatatatatatgtatatatacatatatatacatatatatacatatatatatatatatatgtatatatacatatatatatacccctatatacatatatatatgtatatatatgtatatatatatatatatgtaataagtaatataaaataataaaatatcaaaataataattcaaaaaagaatgtgtattataTCACATGTTTCTTCATTCACTTGATTAGTTTGCATTGCACCTATGACACAATATGTTTAATAATCTCATCATTATCAGTACCTTTATGATCATAGTGCTTAAACTCTTGTTCCTCTTCAATTGGTTTAAATAGCAAATGTTTTCCTCGCTTGTAACGATACTCTCTACTCTAGTTTTTATTACAATGCGAACACAAATCCTTTGTTGTTCATTCTTTGAGTTCCTCTTGGGTTTGTCTTCTAGTATTAGGATTTTGATTAGGAATGGTTGAAGTAGCTGACTTACTAATTACCTATATATTAACAATCCTGGTTCGATGATTTTCCAAGTTAGTTTTTTCGTCATGCAACCATGCAAAAGAAATTacaactatcatagtgcgaggtcggTGAGCCTTAATTTCACAATGAATGTCTAGATTAAGACTTTCAATGAATGTTCTCACCAATTGTCTTCTATACCAATCTTTATCCTGGTTGGTAGTTGTTCTAATTGACTTGATACCCTAACATAATATAAGTCAGGCGAATCTTGCCAAGTTGCTCATCAACATTCTTATATTCAGATGGTCTAAAATGAACAAGAAGCCCTTTCTTGAACTACTCCTAAGAGGGAACTCCATGATAGGTTTAATATCAATCATatcattgaatagcatccccATCTAGTTGGATAGAAGTCATTTCTACTTTAGAATATTCTTGAGTTTTATGAAAGTGAAAATTTTTTTCTACTCTAAAAATTCAGCTAGTCGGATCTCTATCTTCTTATCTAAGAAATTTTAGTTTCATGTGAGAGTAGCCATAATTGTGCTCTTGACAACCTCTTCCTATAACTATAGATCGGTTACATTGTTTACTTATAGAAGTTGAACTtccatcttattgatttttgCTAAAACTCTTAAATaaactctttttgaaatcattgagAATTTCTTGTAGTATACTCTCAATTTTTGTTTCCAATGTTTCAAATTAAGCTTTTATAGAATTATCGGTAGTCATTGTATATGATTATAGATACGTAATTCctaagttttattttttatttcaggtTAAGGACATGAACACTGCTTACTTGGCATTGAAGGTAAAGTTGTTGATAACAGGAGCATTGAGGCCTCTAGCAATGTTAGAGAGGAGATTGAGTGAATGCCGAGGAGGAGATTGAGTGAATGCCGAGGACACCGTAAGAACTTTAGGAATATCAAGGAAATGTTGAGAACACACAACTAAGGAACCATCAAGGGCACAcagctctgataccagatgataaAAACTATGACTTTATCTAAGAAAATAGATAGGGATTTGATtatttcgaggggatcaacctccaagTTGGCCAAAGGCTTTGAGTTGTATTTAATTGCTTGAGAAAAATAACCAaaggcattatatatatatatatatatatatatatatatatatatatatatatatatatatatatatatatatatatatatatatatatatatatatatatatatatatatatattcaaaaactCCTATCATAACTAggaaaaactaaataaaaaaataaatatgaatatcAAATCTCTAAAATTGAGGACTCCTAAAGTTAAGGAATCCTAATATTTTTCACCTCTTTAAAATAGTCTTGCCCTTAAGGTTGAGCAGCAAcgaattctggaaacttctcatCCAATGCTTTGTAAGACTCCTAAATGACATCTTCAGTAAGTTGGCCTCTTAAACAAATACATCGATGATAAGATATTTATAACATATCACAATACATCGATTAAGTATGGCTTGAGATAGGATTTGAACCTCACCAATAGAAGAAATATCTGGCAAATGTTGTTGCACCATATCATCCTCACCTAACTAGTTTTTAAGGCAAGAAATATGAAAAACTACATATATCTTGAAGCTTATTAGCAAGTCCTAGAGATAAACAATTGGGCTAATATATTCTaacaccttataaggcccaaagaatcgaggagatagcttcatggaagaccAAACCTTTATAAAAGTTTACTTATAAGGTTAAAGTCGAAGAAAAACCTAATCACCCAACGTAAATTTTCGCTTTCTGTGATACTTATTAATTTGTTGCTTCAATCTAGCTTGTGAGAATATGATATTATCTCTTAGAAGTTGAATAATCTTATCCTTGTCAAGGAATTCCTTATCCACTTGATCAATCTTAGAagaataaaatatgtattttataATCATGAGAGAAGATCAATCATAATCCGCTTCAAAATAAGTTATTTTAGTAAAAAAATTGATAAGTGATATTGTACTAAAGGTCTATGTGATTATAATtgaaagatttaaaaaaaaaattataatatatggaTCATTCCTTAAGATTAATACTCTAATTTTGGGGTTCAACCAAAATCATGATATCAattatcaaaatttgactttTTTTATCAACTTTTTACCAAAGCTTTGAGAAATATTTAGACActaaaatgtcaaaaaatattgTATAAAAGCATAATGTATCGAtggaaatggaaaaaaaaagctACTATTTCTGAAGTTATAGTATACGGGTAAAAAGGTAAAGTTAAAGAAACAGAGGTGTTGTTTGAAAATTTTTCTTAGACGCTCTATAGGAAAAAAATATAGTTAGAGATTTTTTGCAAAAATTcagtcattatatatatatatatatatatatatatatatatatatatatatatatatatatatatatatatgtatatatatatatatatgtatgtatgtatatatatatatatatacatacaaatatatatatacatacatatatatatatatacatacataaatatatatatacatacatatatatatatatatatatataaatacatatatatatatatatatacatatatatatatatacatacatatatatatatatatacatatatatatatatatacatacatatatatatatatatatatatatatatatatatatatatatatacatacatacataaatatatatatacatacatatatatatatatatatacatacatatatatatatatacatacatatatatatatatacatacatatatatatatatatatatacatacatatatatatatatacatacatatatatatatatacatacatatatacatacatatatatatatatatatacatacatatatatatatatatacatatatatatatatatgtatatatatatatgtatatatatatatatacatacatatatatatatatatatattctagttGTTTATACATTTCTCTCCAATTAGCATCaatcaatgaatatatatatatatatatatacatacatatatatatatatatacatacatatatatatatatatatatatatatatatatacatacatatatatatatatatatacatacatatatatatatatatatatatatgtatgtatatatatatatatatgtatgtatgtatatatatatatatatatatatatatatatatatatatgtatatatatatatattctagttGTTTATACATTTCTCTCCAATTAGCAtcaatcaatgaattctaaaaattaaaatttttaatacttCGAACATCCCAAAtgatttttattcatttatcCGATTTTCTCATTTCTTAATAaaagattatttataaaaaaacatATACCCTAGAGGATATATATGTAATAATTTTAAGGGTATTATTACAAtagtatatccttgaatctccaAATCTATAAGGATAAATATAAGCATAACTACCGTCTATCCAGAGGGATATATTATATATGtgcaaataattatataatatataatatattacataTAGTATATATGCGCCAAAGACCACATCCAAAGAAatataaagaagaaagaaaaaaaggaaaaagaaaactcGTCGATCAATCACGGTGACCTCGTTTCAGTCTCCGTCACTCTCGATCATTTCTTCTCCACCCATCGCTCGCCAATTCGTTTGGCGGCCTCGGAATTCGCTTCCGGTTCTGCATGAATCCCCGCTTCGAGCCCTAGGAGCTCCATCCTTCCCGCGATCTCTCACGGTGGATACCCCTTCGTCGACGGAGGAGAGGGGAACGGAGGCCGACAGGGGGCCGGAGAGGGCGCGCTCCGGTCTGGGGTCAGGGTTCCGGTACCTCACCGGGGTCGCCGGCGGCTGGTGGGATAGGTGGATGGTAATGGGGGCCGCGGGTTCCAAGCTCGAGAAGGTCCTCGGCGACCAGTTCCCGGAAGGCGAGCGCTATTTCGGCCTCGAGAACTTCGGAAATACTTGCTATTGCAACAGCGTCTTGCAGGTTAttattccttcttcttcctttatTAAATGCGATAACTCAGTTTCGAATATTGCAGTGATGGTTTGTTCTTCTTTCGTTGTTACTGAATCATCTTATTATGACTTCCAAGTTAGTGGTGGTTACCTCGAATGAAAGATCTGGAAGATTTCTCTTGATCAATAGAGATTAAGGGTGCTACCATGTTGTTATTGTGAGCGTTTTCTGTTGAAGGAATCCTTTCTATCATATATACTCTCTGTGTGATGTCTAAAGAACTAGTTTTGGGCTGAAGGAATCGATTTAAGTATGTGGGCTTGTGTAAATTTTAATGCTTGTTTTATGCTATCAAAATTCTCTTAATCTATCTCTTCTGCTATTATTATTCTGTGTTCCTTTTCTAGGGGGCAAGGGGAGGAGTAAGGGCCAACTTCATAATAAACTGTGTAGATATCTACTTTTAAATTGTTCAACAGTTCTTGCTAGGGACAAAAATAACTATTAGTTATGGTTCGTCATCTGTCTCCTGACAGTTGCTAAGAAAACATCATTGTATAAAAGGGACTTAAGTTCTTGTATTGCTTGTAATTGAGGTTAAGGTGCATTGTTAGGAAAGGTTCCAAAAGCTCTTCTTCTAGTCATGAATTTAGGGTTTCCAGTTGGCGATCTAATGGTGATGAAGGTGATAGGAGAGGTACTGGGTGACATAATTTCCATTGGGTTTTATCTTGTAGGCTCCAATGCCAAAGTGTTCTTTGGATGAGGCTGAGAGAATCAGAAATGATGTTTAATGAATTTACATTTTGGTTTGAATTCTTGGGCATGTTCTACTTATTTTCTGGAAGGAACTTCAACTATATTGTTATGTAGTGAATGATGCATCGTCAATGGGATGTGCCTTTATTAAGTTATTACTGTTTCAACAATAAACTCTTCTTTAATTATGTCATATGCAGGCTCTTTATTTTTGCATTCCTTTTCGGGAGCAGTTACTAGATTATTATGCAAATAACAAGAATCTGGGAGATGCTGAGGAGAACCTTTTAATGTGTTTGGCTGATCTATTTTCTCAGGTAAACAATTTTTCATTAAGTTAAGTTGTAAATTTTAAGCCAGTGTTATAATATCATTTGATGAGAGTTCAACATACAAACAGTATCTGGCCTCTTATTCTTGTTGTACATTATGTTGACAATCTTTTTGGTTTTTGGTTCTGGTGTAATATTTGATGTGTTTAACTTTAAACTTGCATGCTGTGACTTTGTGCACTTTTGCTTAATTCTGGAATTAGTTACTATAGTGTAACGATTTAAATGTGTTTTCGcagcccttttttttctttcttttatgaaTTCTAATATTTTAGTTAACAAAGATTAAGCTAACTGATTTGTTGATTTGAGATTGGAATCTCATACTTCTCCGCTGCAGTTAAGCCTATTACCTCAGTTTTGGAGTGACATCTGTAGTCAGGGAGTGTACATACAAATGGTGTTCAAAGTAACTGTTGCTATCAATTTATGAAGCACTTGCTACATCTGTTATGTTTTTGAAAGCAGATGTATTGGCTCTGAGAGCTTTGCATATTTGACTTCTACTGGATCTTTTCTAGGTTAATTACAAAGTGAACGgatatttatgaagaaatttcaaGAGGTACATAGCTTAACTTATTTTAACATAAGATGTTTCACGAGCACATAATTAAGACCTTCTAGATTAGGTTTGAGTGGTATGATTCttcattttttcttaatttttgaagAATGTCATAATCCTAATTTTTTTCCACAAGGATTTGTTTGTTGACCATCACATACTGATAATTGGAAAATTGCTTCTGGATGGAAGCTTTGGAGAGTACTTTGCAAAACTGAGATACAAATATGACAACTAGGTGGTATGTCAAACATACAGAGTTGTTTGCCATGTCCACTAGTAAGACTGCTTTCACATTTAGGATAATTTCAGCAATTGCATGATCTTATACACTAATACTAATACGGTAATACCTAAATGTTTGATCTTGACACTGCTCCTAAAATTCAGCCAGTCCATTAGCATTTGACTTTTTCCTTGCCAAGACAACTTTTACATGAAGAAGATTGTGATTATGATGTTTCTATCAATCAAATTGTATCAGCCCGTGTAGATGACCTATAATAGTTATTGAAAAGCCTAGTTAATTATTATGTCAGAATACTATTGGTTTAGTTTTGTAGTATGTTTATGCCAAATCTTCTGAGGAGTTTATGTCTTGGTTGGTACCCTGTGCAGATTAGTTCCCAAAAGAAAAAAACTGGTGTTATTGCTCCAAAGCGATTTGTGTATAGAGTGAAGAAACAGAATGAGATTTTCCGCGGATACATGCACCAGGTAATTGAAATTGACTTGCTAATTTGTTAATAGCATAGGCATTAGTTGGACTTTCTGGCTGTTCTAGGGATATACTTAATCTATTTATTTGTGGAACATAGATTGTGCTTGATTATTCACTTTGGACTATCTTCCCTATGCTAACTAGAATTTTAGTGAACTTTAAAATTTAAACTAAATtatgatgcaaaattattgattATCACCCTCTTGTTTTTCTTCTCATCAATTTCCTCCTATTAAACTCTCAAATATGCCTCTATATAAGTCGCTTCTGTGAATTATAGTAACGTGATAATTGCATCTTCAGCTTTAATTCATTTGCAGAATGTATCTATTCTTGTCTACCTGATTTGTTGAGAAAGGCCTCAGTGATCTGTTTATTTTTTATGTGGAATGTCTTCTTTCAGTTAATGGTCCATAAATTCTATGATTTGGAAGGTATAGATAGGTATAATAGTAATTTTAGATGTTACCTCATCCCACAAATATGGAATTCATGGAAGATTGTGTTTTGAGTCACCACGTTCCTGTTATCCTAAAATGGATCATACCAAATATCTCTTGTTGCTACATCTTTGAGCATTGTGATTGTGCCAGCTAATATGACatcaaaatgatatttttttttcttttggcttcTCTAGGATGCTCATGAGTTTTTGAATTTCTTGCTGAACGAACTTGTTGATATTCTTGAAAAAGAGTCTAATGCTTTAAAAAGTCCCCCGGAGGCCTTGTCACCGTCTGAAAAGATTAGCAATGGACCAAGCCATCCTGTGATGAATGGTGTCAGAAAAGAGCCAATTGTTACGTGGGTTCACAAGAACTTTCAGGTGACCAATTAGCCTGTTTCCTTATGCATCTTCTGTTAAATGTGACATGCATAAAGCTAAGTATGTGGTACTTGATGATGCTAACATTAACTGTATTCTTGTGTACAGGGCATATTGACTAATGAAACACGATGCTTATGTTGTGAAACTGTCACCGcaagggatgagatgttttttgaCTTGAGCCTTGATATTGAGCAAAAT is from Musa acuminata AAA Group cultivar baxijiao chromosome BXJ3-8, Cavendish_Baxijiao_AAA, whole genome shotgun sequence and encodes:
- the LOC103994552 gene encoding ubiquitin carboxyl-terminal hydrolase 4, which codes for MVMGAAGSKLEKVLGDQFPEGERYFGLENFGNTCYCNSVLQALYFCIPFREQLLDYYANNKNLGDAEENLLMCLADLFSQISSQKKKTGVIAPKRFVYRVKKQNEIFRGYMHQDAHEFLNFLLNELVDILEKESNALKSPPEALSPSEKISNGPSHPVMNGVRKEPIVTWVHKNFQGILTNETRCLCCETVTARDEMFFDLSLDIEQNSSITSCLKNFCSTETLNAEDKFFCDKCCSLQEAQKRMKIKKPPHILVIHLKRFKYMEQLGRYKKLSYRVVFPMELKLNTAEDADSEYILFAVVVHVGSGPNHGHYVSLVKSHNHWLMFDDDNIEMIDESTVQTFFGSSQEYPGNTDHGYILFYECLGGKS